A genomic window from Aethina tumida isolate Nest 87 chromosome 4, icAetTumi1.1, whole genome shotgun sequence includes:
- the LOC109596121 gene encoding periaxin: MSNHLVLICSTLFVYQAAASFYPGQRNANPPFKITQYTVPAAKVSAPSSTYGVPNLVYGVPVVNPPPVSYDGPIVKSRYVQYTKTSNKNGLVRAKNVKSIKLYSAPQVRTPKTEYGVPEVRKPKIEYGVPEVRAPKIEYGVPEVREPKIEYGVPEVREPKIEYGVPEVREPKIEYGVPEVREPKIEYGVPEVREPKIEYGVPEVSEPKIEYGVPEVRAPKIEYGVPEVRAPKIEYGVPEVRAPKIEYGVPEVRAPKIEYGVPEVREPKTEYGVPEEIKEPEIEYGVPEVRKPAVEYGVPDFEIPSTSYGVPIKVPQTEYGVPNF; encoded by the exons ATGTCTAACCATCTG GTTTTAATTTGTTCGACACTATTCGTGTATCAAGCAGCAGCATCGTTTTACCCAGGTCAAAGAAATGCCAATCCCCCGTTTAAAATCACTCAATACACGGTACCAGCTGCAAAAGTGAGTGCTCCCAGCTCTACTTATGGAGTACCCAATCTTGTTTACGGAGTTCCAGTGGTCAACCCACCACCTGTCTCTTACGATGGCCCAATAGTTAAATCTCGCTACGTTCAGTACACTAAGACATCGAACAAGAACGGACTAGTAAGGgcgaaaaatgttaaaagtataaaactgTACAGTGCACCACAAGTAAGGACACCAAAAACTGAATATGGAGTACCAGAAGTAAGAAaaccaaaaattgaatatggaGTACCAGAAGTCAGAGCACCGAAAATCGAATACGGAGTACCAGAAGTAAGAGAACCGAAAATCGAATATGGAGTACCGGAGGTAAGAGAACCGAAAATAGAATACGGAGTACCTGAAGTAAGAGAACCAAAAATCGAATACGGAGTACCAGAAGTAAGAGAACCAAAAATCGAATACGGAGTACCAGAAGTAAGAGAACCGAAAATCGAATACGGAGTACCAGAAGTAAGCGaaccaaaaattgaatatggaGTACCAGAAGTCAGAGCACCGAAAATCGAATACGGAGTACCAGAAGTCAGAGCACCAAAAATCGAATACGGAGTACCAGAAGTCAGAGCACCGAAAATCGAATACGGAGTACCAGAAGTCAGAGCACCGAAAATTGAATACGGAGTACCAGAAGTCAGGGAACCGAAAACAGAATACGGAGTACcagaagaaattaaagaaccAGAAATCGAGTATGGAGTACCGGAAGTAAGGAAACCGGCCGTCGAATATGGAGTACCGGATTTTGAAATACCGTCAACCAGTTACGGAGTACCCATCAAGGTTCCCCAAACTGAATATGGTGTTCCAAATTTCTAA